One genomic region from Sphingobacterium multivorum encodes:
- a CDS encoding CynX/NimT family MFS transporter translates to MMKENIKISAAVSWTWLSILVVVLVSTNLRSPITAVGPVLGQISEDLQLNSFQSSLLTAIPLFMFASCSVAVSRYSHKLGMHRFLLLGLMTLSVGIVLRVWGNTPTLFVGSFLIGLGICVGNVVTPGYIKTNFPKQIGLMTGIFAVAMNLTAAFASGFSLRLGEWTGLGWQGSLGVWVILALLSLIVAFFDALSRKKAQGITENRPAISGLGHIFRSRLAWYISLFMGIQSLIYYSLISWLPKVLVDYGMPAEDTGWLLFLIQIAMLPIMFIGPILAHRMKDQRLMAAAVAIGMLGSIFIFWHYKLQGIYVAAILLGLSNGLSFSLSILFFTLRARSTANAIKISGMAQSVGYLIAAFGPPVFGKLHEIDATWNYSFYFLAGSIVLLLFAGWKAGEDKYVAED, encoded by the coding sequence ATGATGAAAGAAAATATAAAAATATCCGCAGCTGTTTCTTGGACCTGGTTATCCATATTGGTTGTCGTATTAGTCTCAACCAATCTGCGGTCACCAATCACAGCCGTTGGCCCTGTACTGGGGCAAATCAGTGAAGATTTGCAATTAAATAGTTTTCAAAGCAGTCTATTGACGGCAATACCTCTTTTTATGTTTGCGAGCTGTTCTGTAGCAGTGAGCCGATATTCACATAAACTGGGCATGCACCGTTTTTTATTACTCGGTTTAATGACGTTGAGTGTAGGAATTGTGCTTCGGGTTTGGGGTAATACGCCAACGCTGTTTGTGGGATCTTTTTTAATCGGGCTTGGGATCTGTGTGGGCAATGTCGTTACGCCCGGTTATATAAAAACAAATTTTCCAAAGCAGATTGGACTGATGACAGGCATTTTTGCAGTAGCAATGAATCTGACCGCAGCTTTTGCTTCGGGCTTTAGTTTACGATTGGGCGAATGGACTGGTCTCGGGTGGCAGGGTTCCTTGGGCGTTTGGGTGATTTTAGCCCTGTTATCTCTTATCGTTGCTTTCTTTGATGCTTTAAGCCGAAAGAAAGCACAGGGTATCACTGAAAATAGACCGGCGATAAGTGGACTCGGACATATCTTTAGGTCAAGATTAGCTTGGTATATCAGCTTATTTATGGGTATTCAGTCCTTAATTTACTACAGTTTGATTTCTTGGCTACCTAAAGTATTGGTCGATTATGGTATGCCAGCGGAGGATACGGGCTGGTTGCTTTTTTTGATCCAAATTGCCATGCTTCCCATAATGTTTATTGGGCCTATTTTGGCACATCGGATGAAGGATCAGCGTCTAATGGCAGCGGCTGTTGCGATAGGCATGCTTGGAAGCATCTTTATATTTTGGCATTACAAACTTCAGGGAATTTATGTTGCCGCCATATTGTTGGGACTTTCCAATGGATTGTCTTTCAGTTTGTCTATTCTTTTCTTTACCCTGCGGGCGAGGTCAACAGCGAATGCGATTAAAATATCGGGCATGGCCCAGTCTGTTGGTTATCTGATTGCAGCTTTTGGTCCGCCGGTATTCGGTAAGCTGCACGAAATAGATGCTACCTGGAATTACTCCTTCTATTTTTTAGCGGGCAGTATCGTACTTTTATTGTTTGCAGGATGGAAGGCCGGGGAAGATAAGTATGTAGCGGAAGATTAA
- a CDS encoding DUF2625 domain-containing protein, with protein MKSLKELIDTSNSGWKLVEGWMKEATNSYELLPRNPKRADEELLRAQITTKSPMGAIIHQTGGILIDGGWLRILGSGSSQLDRGIMEWNKGKSFDKEGEKGGFLLIADDVLGGYFAINAGALGDAIGQVYYFAQDTLQWESLECGYSDFVFWALKGDIRQFYETFKWKDWREEVKLLNGNQVFSFYPFLWTEEARDFRKVDRKPMAIDENYHFTMEFAGGR; from the coding sequence ATGAAAAGTCTAAAAGAACTGATTGATACAAGCAATTCAGGATGGAAATTGGTAGAAGGTTGGATGAAGGAAGCGACAAATTCATATGAACTGCTTCCTCGAAACCCTAAGCGGGCTGATGAGGAACTTTTAAGAGCCCAAATTACCACCAAATCTCCTATGGGAGCCATTATTCATCAAACAGGTGGTATTTTAATCGATGGGGGCTGGTTACGTATTTTAGGCTCTGGCTCGTCGCAGTTGGACCGAGGGATTATGGAGTGGAATAAGGGTAAAAGCTTTGACAAGGAGGGTGAAAAGGGTGGTTTTCTGCTGATTGCCGACGATGTCTTGGGCGGTTATTTCGCTATTAATGCCGGTGCGCTGGGAGATGCTATTGGACAGGTCTATTATTTCGCGCAAGATACCTTACAATGGGAAAGTTTGGAATGTGGTTATTCAGATTTTGTTTTTTGGGCATTGAAAGGCGATATTAGGCAGTTTTATGAAACATTTAAATGGAAAGACTGGCGGGAAGAGGTTAAATTGCTGAACGGTAATCAAGTTTTTTCGTTTTACCCGTTTTTGTGGACTGAAGAAGCACGTGATTTTCGTAAAGTGGATCGTAAGCCAATGGCCATCGATGAGAACTACCACTTTACGATGGAATTTGCTGGTGGACGCTAG
- a CDS encoding YfiT family bacillithiol transferase, whose amino-acid sequence MQHELEKLRYPIGRFAIPDVIDKSLLNDWIKTIADFPARLKSEVGDLTDDLLEKRYRPEGWTIRQVVHHCADSHMNSFVRFKLALTEEDPTIKLYEEKLWAELPDAKNIPIESSIKLLEGLHERWVILLKSLTGEQLERGFIHPATKRLISLKINIGLYAWHCNHHLMHIVNAKNH is encoded by the coding sequence ATGCAACATGAATTAGAAAAACTCAGATACCCTATAGGTCGCTTTGCGATACCCGATGTCATCGACAAATCCCTGTTGAATGACTGGATCAAAACAATTGCCGACTTTCCGGCCCGGTTAAAATCCGAAGTCGGCGATTTAACCGACGACCTACTGGAAAAACGCTACCGTCCCGAAGGCTGGACGATTCGTCAGGTCGTTCATCACTGCGCCGACAGCCACATGAACAGCTTTGTCCGTTTTAAATTAGCCCTCACAGAAGAAGACCCAACCATCAAATTATATGAGGAGAAATTGTGGGCCGAGCTTCCCGACGCAAAAAATATTCCAATAGAAAGCTCAATCAAATTGCTCGAAGGCTTACATGAGCGCTGGGTTATTTTGTTGAAAAGCTTAACTGGCGAACAGCTTGAAAGAGGTTTTATTCATCCTGCGACCAAAAGGTTGATTTCTTTAAAGATCAATATTGGCCTCTATGCCTGGCATTGCAATCACCACCTGATGCACATTGTCAACGCTAAAAACCATTGA
- a CDS encoding inositol-3-phosphate synthase has translation MGQQVKDANGKLGILIPGLGAVATTLIAGVASINKGFSKPIGSVSQLSRIRLGKRTENRNPLIKDFVPLAKLEDVVFGGWDVYEDNVYEAASKAQVLEQGQLDAVKAELEAIQPMKAVFDRNFVKNLDGTHIKSEKTRRELADAVQRDIREFKEKNGLDRVVLVWCGSTERYIETNEAFSTLAKLEEALDNDDQRIPPSMIYCYAALKEGAPYVNGAPNLTCDVPAIVELAHENGVAIAGKDFKTGQTLMKTIVAPGLQARALGVEGWFSTNILGNRDGLVLDDPENFKTKEVSKLSVLEEILDAKKNPELYGDLYHKVRINYYPPHGDNKESWDNIDIFGWLGYKMQIKINFLCRDSILAAPVALDLALFIDLAQRAGMSGIQEWLSFYLKSPQTAPGLPPEHDIFKQLMKLQNTLRHIMGEDLITHLGLDYYQELVDSIQ, from the coding sequence ATGGGACAACAAGTGAAAGATGCCAATGGAAAATTGGGTATTCTTATTCCGGGATTAGGTGCTGTGGCTACAACATTAATCGCTGGTGTGGCATCTATAAACAAAGGTTTTTCAAAACCAATCGGATCTGTTTCTCAATTGAGCAGAATCCGTCTGGGTAAACGCACTGAGAACAGAAATCCATTAATTAAAGATTTCGTCCCTTTAGCAAAACTGGAAGATGTTGTTTTTGGTGGCTGGGATGTATACGAAGATAACGTATATGAGGCTGCATCAAAAGCACAGGTATTGGAGCAAGGTCAATTGGATGCTGTGAAGGCTGAATTGGAAGCTATCCAACCAATGAAAGCTGTGTTTGACCGTAATTTTGTGAAAAATTTAGACGGAACGCACATCAAATCTGAAAAAACTCGCCGTGAATTGGCAGATGCTGTACAACGTGATATTCGTGAATTCAAAGAGAAAAACGGATTGGATCGTGTTGTATTGGTATGGTGTGGATCTACGGAGCGTTATATTGAAACAAACGAAGCTTTTTCAACCTTAGCTAAATTAGAGGAAGCATTAGATAATGATGATCAACGTATTCCACCAAGTATGATCTATTGTTATGCGGCATTGAAAGAGGGCGCTCCGTATGTCAATGGTGCACCGAATTTGACATGTGACGTTCCAGCGATTGTTGAGTTGGCGCATGAAAATGGTGTAGCAATTGCAGGTAAAGATTTTAAAACAGGTCAAACATTGATGAAGACAATTGTGGCACCTGGTCTTCAAGCGAGAGCTTTGGGTGTTGAAGGTTGGTTTTCGACGAATATCTTAGGTAACCGTGACGGATTAGTATTGGATGATCCTGAAAATTTCAAAACAAAAGAAGTATCTAAATTATCGGTATTGGAAGAAATTTTAGATGCGAAAAAGAATCCTGAGTTATACGGTGACCTTTACCATAAAGTACGTATCAACTATTATCCTCCACACGGTGATAATAAAGAATCTTGGGACAACATTGATATCTTTGGTTGGTTAGGCTACAAAATGCAGATTAAGATCAATTTCTTGTGTCGCGATTCAATTTTAGCTGCACCGGTTGCCTTGGATTTGGCGTTGTTCATTGATTTGGCTCAACGTGCAGGTATGTCGGGTATTCAAGAGTGGTTGTCATTCTACTTGAAGTCGCCTCAAACAGCTCCAGGATTGCCTCCTGAACACGATATCTTCAAACAATTGATGAAATTGCAAAATACATTGCGCCACATTATGGGTGAAGATTTAATCACACACTTGGGATTGGATTATTACCAGGAGCTCGTAGATAGTATTCAATAA
- a CDS encoding SEL1-like repeat protein, with product MAHRIYIYNTDKKDQDYFPHYLGEWNYVIPPFFLPLFAANSKAKGTLIYSEKKPGISKLRAFYDLLIHEYGLNSDAQAMAAIGKLFDFLDGLPFNYFQLNASDVFNMSDVKHSQQAKDFAIEIFEKNVLYEKAIEKQSLAELEFILVSAGYTSFLAMLELEWSNYGLGWWNRDAIDSVDNQFFEDQGLWGIRNAKGEVKVEASYQEIGNFECEGIAVIQKNELFGYLNRGGEETISCVYSSAAPAQYGAGSTVGKVSLAKKYGLVNVGNGEIIIPLEYDELEDFAYGYYQGKKDQQYYIIDAQGQLFNVGGADKPFEIDYDGFIYQEIGGNKLRHYYSNSGILLGAFASGALSELLFDFYAVNLNNKKKKSVLSPDGTILVKDVDLLNAGNGRCAVFFADSGGIRLYDLEARAFVLQDLGIRSIQGGTDFGNGAWDCYIIETATGKGIYQVAEKGWLVPLSTHYVKIVYAVMDYFILKDHAGRYYYFDVVQRALSSAYDYICASVDHYQDLMLLQGELLYKKGYGDVEIIREDQYGQFLKKLDQLSGEDFEICNRFFEGWKAAKGDNFESSYDSYTLYHMALDCCRQGDVEMAIRYFTFSADQGNQSSMHELGNIYTDTDSEDNPFLDLDKGIQYYEQAAQKDYAAAWNAIGYLFQYGIGYKKDLEKSFNAYMKGAELGNGYALSNLGYFYSSGTYVEEDLEKALSYYQKAELKLVENNSNIASIYYSLEDYDRLLVYLKRDKENSYSNIYYGLLYDQGLKFKKDSKKAIHYFERANDYGVYESATARLLDYYKNDPTFRNQEKYVQWLDFAKKNELDIELDLLQWDNQSEDSGASSSFFGKLFKKKK from the coding sequence ATGGCTCATCGCATATATATTTACAATACAGATAAGAAGGATCAAGATTACTTTCCTCATTATTTAGGGGAATGGAACTATGTGATTCCACCCTTTTTTTTACCGCTATTTGCTGCTAATTCGAAGGCAAAAGGTACCTTAATTTACTCCGAAAAGAAACCGGGAATCAGCAAGCTTCGTGCGTTTTATGATTTGCTCATTCATGAATATGGGTTAAATTCCGATGCGCAGGCCATGGCAGCTATCGGGAAACTGTTCGATTTTTTGGACGGTTTACCCTTCAATTATTTCCAGCTGAACGCAAGTGATGTATTTAACATGAGCGATGTTAAACATAGCCAACAGGCCAAAGATTTTGCAATTGAAATCTTTGAGAAGAATGTGCTCTATGAAAAAGCAATCGAAAAACAATCCTTAGCTGAGCTTGAGTTTATTTTGGTGTCCGCTGGTTATACTTCTTTTTTAGCGATGCTCGAACTGGAATGGAGCAACTATGGCTTAGGCTGGTGGAATAGAGACGCGATTGATAGTGTAGATAATCAGTTTTTTGAAGATCAGGGGCTTTGGGGGATACGCAATGCAAAAGGGGAGGTGAAGGTCGAAGCTAGCTATCAGGAAATTGGTAATTTTGAGTGTGAAGGTATCGCAGTCATACAGAAAAATGAGCTGTTCGGTTATTTGAATAGGGGTGGAGAAGAAACTATTTCCTGTGTTTATTCATCGGCGGCGCCAGCCCAATATGGAGCGGGATCAACGGTTGGTAAGGTGAGCTTAGCTAAAAAATATGGATTAGTCAACGTCGGGAACGGAGAAATAATCATACCACTTGAATATGATGAACTCGAAGACTTTGCTTACGGTTATTATCAAGGGAAGAAAGATCAGCAATATTATATCATTGATGCCCAGGGTCAGCTCTTCAATGTTGGCGGTGCGGACAAACCGTTTGAAATTGATTATGATGGATTTATTTATCAAGAGATTGGGGGTAATAAACTGCGTCATTATTATTCCAATAGCGGTATTTTGCTTGGTGCTTTTGCCAGCGGTGCACTGAGCGAATTGCTGTTTGATTTTTATGCAGTCAATTTGAATAATAAAAAGAAAAAATCAGTTTTGTCTCCCGACGGAACTATCTTGGTCAAAGATGTTGATTTACTCAATGCCGGAAATGGGCGATGCGCAGTATTCTTTGCTGATTCCGGCGGTATCCGTTTGTATGACCTGGAAGCCCGCGCCTTTGTATTGCAAGACTTGGGAATTCGGTCCATTCAAGGGGGGACTGATTTTGGTAATGGCGCCTGGGATTGCTATATTATCGAAACAGCAACCGGGAAGGGAATCTATCAGGTTGCTGAAAAGGGCTGGCTGGTACCGCTCTCAACGCACTATGTAAAAATTGTTTATGCGGTGATGGATTATTTTATTCTGAAAGACCATGCGGGGAGATATTACTATTTTGACGTTGTTCAAAGGGCGCTCAGTTCCGCTTACGATTATATCTGCGCAAGTGTTGATCATTATCAGGATTTGATGTTGCTGCAAGGCGAGCTGCTGTATAAAAAAGGCTACGGCGACGTGGAAATAATTCGGGAAGATCAATATGGTCAGTTTCTGAAGAAGCTGGATCAATTGTCTGGGGAAGATTTTGAAATATGTAATCGTTTTTTTGAAGGGTGGAAGGCTGCGAAGGGCGATAATTTTGAGTCCAGTTATGATAGTTATACGCTATATCATATGGCTTTGGACTGTTGCCGACAAGGCGATGTCGAAATGGCGATACGCTATTTTACCTTTTCTGCCGACCAGGGTAATCAAAGCAGCATGCATGAATTGGGGAATATCTATACGGATACCGATAGCGAAGACAATCCTTTTTTAGATTTGGACAAAGGAATTCAATATTATGAACAAGCGGCCCAAAAGGATTATGCCGCTGCATGGAATGCAATTGGCTACCTCTTTCAGTATGGTATCGGCTATAAAAAGGACCTGGAAAAGTCATTTAATGCCTACATGAAAGGAGCAGAGTTGGGTAATGGCTATGCTTTGTCCAATTTAGGCTACTTTTATTCAAGTGGAACCTATGTCGAAGAAGATCTGGAAAAAGCCCTCAGCTATTATCAGAAAGCTGAATTAAAATTAGTTGAGAACAATAGCAATATAGCTTCTATCTATTACAGTTTGGAGGATTACGATCGTCTATTGGTTTATTTGAAAAGGGATAAAGAAAATAGTTATTCCAATATTTATTATGGATTGCTCTATGATCAGGGACTTAAATTTAAAAAGGACAGTAAAAAGGCGATCCACTATTTTGAACGAGCCAACGACTATGGCGTTTACGAAAGTGCTACTGCTCGGTTATTGGATTATTACAAGAATGATCCTACATTTAGAAATCAGGAAAAATATGTCCAGTGGCTTGATTTTGCAAAAAAAAATGAACTGGATATCGAACTGGATTTATTGCAATGGGATAATCAGTCTGAAGATTCAGGTGCTAGCTCGTCCTTTTTTGGCAAACTATTTAAAAAGAAAAAGTAA
- a CDS encoding NYN domain-containing protein, protein MAEHGDLQIAILIDADNVSYRKIEEILNEVKRYGIPTIKRIYGDWTNPYVEKWKDKLLTHAITPIQQYSYTQGKNSTDSALIIDAMDILHSDRVDGFCIVSSDSDFTRLATRLRESGKLVIGIGEKKTPKPFIASCDKFIYVEIFEKNQKKETVTKKKQQNQPKPAPVDNPTSIAVLDEETLELLKDTVDDTADENGWAFLGEIGSLFNKRKPDFDARNYGYDKMSHLFKAYKEDFEIEERNTDKSRIKHYYIRNIIKRPLSAVTATPSLDTTHTAIPTTVVTPTEKTEKPANQNSRKKGRPKKRQDKGALETTQKEITQSPAKQEQKEISTAPTIDILPGSMLFPSEGNIITADDVKKSQIRITKEFKPLFPTKSQKLRIMIDAGEYECNFTYRGRGFHVLKLGKEAATKLDLSEGIQLQLVKLNEVSFSLQNKSV, encoded by the coding sequence ATGGCAGAACATGGGGATTTGCAAATCGCAATACTAATCGATGCGGATAATGTATCTTATCGCAAGATCGAAGAGATTTTGAATGAAGTCAAAAGATATGGAATTCCGACCATCAAACGCATCTACGGAGATTGGACCAACCCATATGTTGAAAAATGGAAAGACAAACTCCTTACCCACGCAATAACGCCCATACAACAATACAGTTATACGCAAGGCAAAAATTCAACCGATTCTGCGTTAATTATTGACGCCATGGATATTCTGCATTCAGACCGCGTTGACGGGTTTTGTATTGTATCCAGCGACAGCGATTTTACCCGATTGGCGACACGTCTACGGGAGTCAGGCAAACTGGTCATCGGTATCGGTGAGAAAAAGACACCCAAACCCTTTATAGCCTCCTGCGATAAGTTCATTTATGTCGAGATTTTTGAAAAAAATCAAAAGAAAGAAACAGTAACAAAGAAAAAACAACAAAATCAGCCCAAGCCTGCTCCCGTCGACAATCCGACAAGTATTGCCGTATTGGATGAGGAGACTTTGGAACTTTTGAAGGACACGGTGGATGATACTGCAGATGAAAATGGCTGGGCATTCTTGGGTGAGATCGGGAGTCTTTTCAACAAAAGAAAGCCTGATTTTGATGCGCGCAACTATGGATACGATAAGATGTCTCATCTTTTCAAAGCCTACAAAGAAGATTTTGAAATTGAGGAGCGAAACACCGACAAATCACGGATAAAACACTATTATATCCGGAACATCATTAAGCGTCCTCTATCTGCTGTTACAGCTACTCCCTCTTTAGATACAACGCATACAGCTATTCCGACTACTGTAGTAACACCGACAGAAAAAACAGAAAAACCAGCGAATCAAAACAGCAGAAAAAAAGGAAGACCAAAGAAACGTCAGGATAAAGGGGCTCTCGAAACAACGCAAAAAGAAATCACACAAAGTCCAGCGAAACAGGAACAAAAAGAAATATCAACCGCTCCAACCATAGACATTTTGCCCGGGAGTATGTTGTTCCCTTCGGAAGGAAACATAATTACGGCAGATGACGTGAAAAAGTCGCAAATACGGATCACAAAAGAATTCAAACCCCTGTTTCCGACCAAATCCCAAAAATTGAGAATTATGATTGATGCTGGAGAATATGAATGTAATTTCACTTATCGGGGCCGTGGATTTCATGTGCTTAAATTGGGAAAAGAAGCTGCAACCAAGCTCGATCTAAGCGAGGGAATCCAACTACAACTAGTCAAACTTAACGAGGTTAGCTTTAGTTTGCAAAATAAATCAGTTTAA
- a CDS encoding CocE/NonD family hydrolase encodes MKNTISYLTLALLSASQLHAQTAADSAYVRDHYEKTEVAIPMRDGKKLFTAIYSPKDKSKKYPVLLNRTPYTVSPYGQNEYKKSLGNFPGMMREGYIFVYQDVRGKWMSEGNFEDIRPTTYSKDKKAFDESTDTYDALEWLQKNLKNYNGKAGLYGISYPGFYSTVGLVKTHPSLKAVSPQAPVTDWYIGDDFHHNGVLFLQDAFTFMSTFGVPRPKPITPDQFKSKIQIKEADKYNFFLEAGTARELKEKYFGDSVQFWNDLFKHPDYDDFWKSRVITNSLQEVKPAVMVVGGFFDAEDAYGTFKTYQSIEDKSKKNNSILVAGPWYHGGWVRAEGNYLGDIQFEKKTSVTYQEQFEQPFFKYYLKDEGNFAPSEANIFVSGSNEWKHFEQWPPKNVEIKKLYFQPQGKLGFDKVQRTDSWDEYVTDPNKPVPHQGGLIQNRTREYMVDDQRFAASRPDVMVYQTEPLTEDLTIVGPIKNFLKVSSTGTDADYVVKLIDVYPNDAASYQGKTMAGYQMMVRGEIMAGKYRNGFEKAQALTPGMVEKVNFEMPDVAHTFKKGHRIMVQVQNSWFPLAERNPQVFLAPYTATKADFRKATQRIFHDVNNATYIEFSVLKD; translated from the coding sequence ATGAAAAATACAATTTCGTACCTAACTTTGGCGCTGTTAAGCGCAAGCCAGTTACATGCTCAAACCGCTGCCGACTCGGCTTATGTTAGAGATCATTATGAAAAGACCGAAGTAGCAATCCCCATGCGAGATGGGAAAAAATTATTCACTGCGATCTACAGTCCAAAAGACAAATCCAAGAAATATCCGGTTTTGCTCAATAGAACGCCATACACTGTCTCGCCTTATGGTCAAAACGAATACAAAAAAAGCCTGGGCAACTTTCCGGGAATGATGCGTGAAGGCTATATTTTCGTTTACCAGGATGTCCGTGGTAAATGGATGAGCGAAGGTAATTTTGAAGATATACGTCCGACCACCTACAGCAAAGATAAAAAAGCATTCGATGAAAGTACAGATACCTATGATGCGCTTGAATGGCTACAGAAAAATCTCAAAAACTATAATGGCAAAGCCGGACTCTATGGGATCTCCTATCCGGGCTTCTATTCTACCGTTGGATTGGTCAAAACGCACCCGAGCTTGAAAGCCGTCTCCCCACAAGCTCCGGTAACAGACTGGTATATCGGCGATGACTTCCACCATAATGGCGTACTGTTTCTTCAGGATGCATTCACCTTTATGTCAACCTTTGGTGTCCCGCGTCCAAAACCCATCACGCCAGATCAATTCAAGAGCAAAATTCAGATCAAAGAAGCCGATAAATACAACTTCTTTTTAGAAGCCGGAACAGCGCGGGAACTAAAGGAAAAGTATTTTGGTGACTCCGTACAGTTTTGGAATGATCTGTTTAAACATCCCGACTATGATGATTTTTGGAAATCGCGTGTGATCACCAATTCTTTACAGGAGGTAAAACCAGCTGTGATGGTGGTCGGTGGTTTCTTTGACGCGGAAGACGCTTATGGAACATTTAAGACCTATCAATCGATTGAGGATAAAAGCAAAAAAAACAACTCGATTTTAGTCGCAGGACCTTGGTATCATGGCGGCTGGGTTCGTGCAGAAGGAAACTATTTAGGTGATATCCAATTTGAGAAAAAAACCAGCGTTACCTATCAGGAACAATTTGAACAACCATTTTTCAAATATTATCTAAAAGATGAAGGGAACTTCGCACCATCGGAAGCGAACATTTTTGTCTCTGGAAGCAATGAATGGAAACATTTCGAACAATGGCCACCCAAAAATGTAGAAATAAAAAAACTATACTTCCAACCTCAGGGGAAACTTGGATTTGACAAAGTTCAACGTACAGATTCTTGGGATGAATATGTCACTGACCCCAATAAACCGGTTCCGCACCAGGGTGGGCTAATCCAAAACCGAACGCGGGAGTATATGGTAGATGATCAGCGTTTCGCCGCTAGTCGCCCTGATGTCATGGTTTATCAAACGGAACCGTTGACAGAAGATCTGACTATAGTTGGCCCCATCAAAAATTTCCTTAAGGTTTCTTCAACAGGTACAGATGCAGATTATGTTGTCAAACTGATTGATGTTTACCCGAACGATGCAGCAAGTTATCAAGGAAAAACAATGGCTGGATACCAGATGATGGTACGTGGTGAGATCATGGCCGGGAAATACCGAAATGGTTTTGAAAAAGCGCAGGCCCTGACTCCAGGAATGGTCGAAAAGGTGAATTTTGAAATGCCAGATGTTGCGCATACGTTCAAAAAAGGACATCGCATTATGGTTCAGGTACAAAACTCCTGGTTTCCGCTGGCAGAACGAAATCCGCAGGTGTTTTTAGCGCCTTATACAGCTACCAAAGCTGATTTCCGTAAAGCTACCCAACGTATTTTTCACGATGTGAACAATGCCACATACATCGAATTTTCTGTCCTCAAAGATTAA
- a CDS encoding AraC family transcriptional regulator — MDRTNHTLTIEGIQKSTFVWFEENWIHDDELHSHRKGQLIYVEQGFQYLTVAGKMYLLPQNHVAWIPSGALHKTNSHSERIKLMVLFFDPPQFDGSQEHLFFNQVQLFSAPKVLREMILYCEKWSKSMGENQQEKVFLGALLNELPYFCSQLLHLEITLPHESRLQTVLNHLHDHYTEAITLDEIAILSNLSLRTIERLFKKETGMTLAKYQQLLRIIKSLELLSTKQFTISQIAYKVGYKSVQAFTNSFYAVMKYRPSNFMVD; from the coding sequence ATGGATCGGACAAATCATACGTTGACAATTGAAGGCATCCAGAAATCAACCTTTGTCTGGTTTGAAGAAAACTGGATACACGACGACGAATTACACAGTCATCGGAAAGGTCAGTTGATCTATGTCGAGCAGGGTTTTCAATACCTTACCGTTGCAGGAAAAATGTATCTACTCCCCCAAAATCACGTTGCCTGGATTCCCTCAGGTGCATTACATAAGACCAACTCCCACTCGGAACGCATTAAGCTTATGGTTCTTTTTTTTGATCCCCCACAATTCGACGGCTCACAAGAGCATTTGTTTTTCAATCAGGTACAGCTATTTTCTGCTCCTAAAGTATTAAGGGAAATGATTTTATATTGTGAAAAATGGTCGAAATCGATGGGAGAAAATCAACAGGAGAAAGTTTTTCTAGGCGCATTATTAAATGAACTCCCCTATTTTTGCTCACAATTACTCCACTTAGAAATTACGCTTCCGCATGAAAGTAGGCTTCAAACCGTCTTAAATCACCTGCATGACCATTACACAGAAGCCATCACATTAGATGAGATCGCCATACTGTCCAATCTTTCGCTCCGAACTATTGAGCGCCTTTTTAAAAAAGAAACCGGCATGACACTTGCAAAATATCAGCAGCTACTCCGTATTATCAAAAGCTTGGAGCTTCTGAGCACAAAGCAATTCACCATCTCCCAAATTGCGTATAAAGTCGGTTATAAAAGCGTCCAAGCATTCACCAATAGCTTTTATGCGGTGATGAAGTATAGGCCTTCAAACTTCATGGTGGACTAG